One part of the Ruegeria sp. SCSIO 43209 genome encodes these proteins:
- a CDS encoding HlyD family type I secretion periplasmic adaptor subunit, with amino-acid sequence MNTNKNSNTKTEGFRDRSARSIGFGLVAIAALAIGFGGWAMKAPMSGAVVTAGSVVVSSDLRAVQHPDGGIVGAIHVKNGDRVQAGDVVLTLDDQLLSGSQALVDDRLVALEAQLVRLTAERDGLDDLVLSEELASRKDEDKVDRALATQRAVMEARRLSQDGEVAALEEKIEQAEQEIVGLEAQREASEEEIKLIDSELEGLTQLFEKGLVPGTRVTTLQRQRSSLVGNSGGLTSRIAVARGRISETRIHILQLEKTFREQVMNEISSLEVELDGLKERRSAAALQLARVDLRAPADGIVHELGVHTIGGVVSPGETLMQIVPEDDGLVVTASVMPQDINNVALGQAASVMIGAFDQHVAPRLDGHVEFVSADLKTDQMTGLPYYEARVALSEEAIGLLSDRQLSLLPGMPADVFIETGERTLFQYLLDPLSKQIRTTFREV; translated from the coding sequence ATGAATACCAACAAGAATTCCAACACGAAGACCGAAGGGTTTAGGGATCGTTCTGCCCGATCCATCGGCTTTGGTCTGGTCGCAATTGCAGCGCTCGCCATAGGATTCGGTGGTTGGGCGATGAAAGCCCCGATGTCCGGGGCGGTCGTGACGGCTGGTAGTGTGGTGGTCTCGTCCGACCTCAGAGCTGTGCAACATCCCGACGGAGGTATTGTCGGCGCCATTCACGTCAAAAACGGAGATAGGGTTCAGGCTGGCGATGTTGTTCTGACACTTGATGATCAGCTGTTGTCAGGCAGCCAAGCCTTGGTCGATGACAGGCTTGTGGCGCTTGAAGCGCAGTTGGTTCGTCTCACGGCCGAGCGCGATGGTCTGGACGATCTCGTACTGTCCGAGGAGCTTGCGTCCCGGAAAGACGAAGACAAAGTTGACCGCGCACTCGCAACGCAGCGCGCGGTGATGGAAGCACGTCGTCTGTCGCAGGATGGTGAGGTCGCGGCCTTGGAAGAGAAAATCGAACAGGCAGAGCAGGAAATTGTGGGCCTGGAGGCGCAGCGCGAAGCTTCCGAAGAAGAGATCAAACTGATCGACAGCGAATTGGAGGGTCTGACGCAGCTCTTTGAAAAGGGTTTAGTGCCAGGCACCCGGGTGACGACTTTGCAGCGTCAAAGAAGCAGTCTTGTCGGTAATAGTGGCGGCCTGACCTCTCGGATCGCAGTCGCCCGTGGTCGTATCAGCGAGACGCGTATCCATATCCTGCAACTGGAAAAGACTTTCCGCGAGCAGGTGATGAACGAGATCTCCTCGCTGGAGGTCGAACTGGATGGCTTGAAAGAACGTCGGAGCGCGGCCGCGTTGCAGCTGGCGCGGGTTGACCTTCGGGCTCCGGCGGATGGCATCGTGCACGAGTTGGGTGTGCATACAATCGGCGGCGTGGTGTCTCCGGGCGAAACGCTGATGCAGATCGTGCCCGAGGATGACGGGTTGGTGGTGACCGCTAGTGTCATGCCACAGGACATCAACAATGTCGCCTTGGGCCAGGCTGCGAGCGTGATGATCGGGGCGTTCGATCAACATGTTGCCCCTCGGTTGGATGGGCACGTTGAGTTTGTCTCGGCTGATTTGAAAACAGATCAGATGACTGGCTTACCCTACTACGAGGCGCGGGTTGCACTAAGCGAGGAGGCTATCGGACTTTTGTCTGACCGCCAGTTGAGCCTGCTGCCGGGTATGCCGGCTGACGTCTTCATCGAAACCGGCGAACGTACCCTGTTCCAGTACCTTCTTGATCCTCTCAGTAAACAAATCCGGACCACGTTCCGGGAGGTCTGA
- a CDS encoding response regulator, which translates to MQDVADQSAGYDEHILICDDDIEFAQGVCAFLTDKGYKIEHAQDVPAARLMMADETYSLFLLDLVMPGTSGKVLCHEIASRIDAGIIMISSIDDDAERISLLELGADDYIIKPFNELELLARVRAVLRRRAGGTQGKSRVTRFGEWELVENERHLKSEDGRLITLTSSEVRVMRFFAENPDVLCTREDLLAVARTRQHGGAGDRSVDALIKRLRSKIESDPSNPEYIRTVWGQGYIFRPG; encoded by the coding sequence ATGCAAGACGTCGCGGATCAATCCGCTGGCTATGATGAGCACATTCTGATTTGTGACGATGACATCGAGTTTGCTCAGGGTGTTTGTGCATTTCTGACTGACAAAGGGTACAAAATCGAACACGCGCAAGATGTACCCGCTGCGCGGTTGATGATGGCTGATGAAACCTACAGCTTGTTTCTGCTGGACCTCGTGATGCCAGGAACTAGTGGTAAGGTGTTATGTCACGAGATTGCTTCGCGCATAGATGCCGGGATCATCATGATCAGTTCGATTGATGACGACGCCGAGCGGATTTCCCTGCTGGAACTGGGCGCGGATGATTATATCATTAAACCATTCAACGAGTTGGAACTCCTCGCGCGCGTGCGTGCTGTGCTGCGCAGGCGTGCTGGTGGCACGCAGGGAAAATCCCGGGTTACCCGGTTCGGAGAATGGGAGCTCGTTGAAAACGAGCGACATCTCAAAAGTGAAGATGGTCGTCTCATCACACTCACCTCAAGCGAAGTGCGGGTTATGCGCTTCTTTGCTGAAAACCCGGACGTGTTGTGTACCCGAGAAGACCTTCTTGCCGTTGCCCGGACCCGACAGCATGGCGGTGCAGGAGACAGAAGCGTTGATGCTCTGATCAAACGGTTGCGATCGAAGATTGAGAGCGACCCTTCAAATCCGGAATATATTCGAACGGTCTGGGGGCAGGGTTACATCTTTCGTCCCGGCTGA
- a CDS encoding cobalamin-independent methionine synthase II family protein, with amino-acid sequence MTRISTTHVGSLPRSQEVVDFIFAREREEPFDQTDFDACMTNAVSETVGKQAAAGIDIVSDGETSKISYATYVKDRYTGFAGDSPRNAPADLKMFPGFLQRLANDGGTPQYARPMCVGDVRSKGQGELQKDIDNLKRAMAEHGIERGFMNAASPGVISLFLQNDYYPTREAYLAALADAMKSEYETIVAAGLDLQLDCPDLALSRHMLFTDLSDEEFVSIAEMHVEALNHALQDVPADKVRVHICWGNYEGPHCCDIGMDKVFSTLMSTKSRYVLFETSNPRHAHEWTVFRDRKSEIPDDKVLVPGVVDTTTNFVEHPELVVQRLERFVNIVGAERVIGGSDCGFGTFAGFGAVDPDIAYAKLGALAEGAALVK; translated from the coding sequence ATGACCCGAATTTCAACCACCCACGTGGGGAGTCTGCCGCGTAGTCAGGAAGTCGTCGATTTCATCTTCGCGCGTGAGCGGGAGGAACCGTTCGATCAGACAGATTTTGATGCCTGCATGACGAACGCGGTGTCCGAGACCGTAGGCAAACAGGCTGCAGCGGGGATCGATATTGTATCAGATGGCGAGACTTCGAAAATCTCTTACGCGACCTACGTCAAGGACCGCTACACCGGGTTTGCAGGCGACAGCCCGCGCAACGCTCCGGCTGATCTGAAGATGTTTCCGGGCTTTCTTCAACGTTTGGCGAATGATGGCGGAACTCCGCAATACGCGCGGCCCATGTGCGTAGGCGACGTGCGCTCGAAAGGGCAGGGCGAGTTGCAGAAGGATATCGACAACCTCAAAAGAGCCATGGCTGAGCACGGGATTGAGCGCGGATTTATGAATGCTGCCAGCCCGGGTGTGATCTCTCTTTTTCTGCAGAACGACTATTACCCGACGCGCGAGGCGTATTTGGCCGCGCTGGCCGATGCGATGAAATCCGAATATGAAACCATCGTCGCGGCGGGCCTGGATCTTCAATTGGATTGTCCCGATCTTGCCCTGTCGCGCCATATGCTGTTCACCGATCTTTCTGACGAGGAATTTGTCAGTATTGCCGAAATGCATGTCGAAGCGCTGAACCATGCATTGCAGGATGTGCCCGCCGACAAGGTTCGGGTTCACATCTGCTGGGGCAATTACGAAGGTCCGCATTGCTGCGATATCGGAATGGACAAGGTGTTCTCGACTTTGATGTCAACCAAGTCGCGCTATGTGCTGTTTGAAACCTCGAACCCGCGCCATGCACATGAATGGACGGTGTTCCGCGACCGCAAGTCCGAGATACCCGATGACAAGGTACTTGTGCCGGGCGTGGTCGATACCACCACAAACTTTGTGGAACACCCCGAACTGGTCGTGCAACGTCTTGAGCGGTTCGTGAACATCGTGGGAGCGGAGCGGGTGATCGGCGGATCGGATTGCGGTTTTGGCACTTTTGCGGGGTTTGGCGCTGTCGATCCTGATATCGCCTATGCCAAACTGGGTGCGCTGGCCGAAGGGGCTGCTCTGGTCAAATGA
- a CDS encoding type I secretion system permease/ATPase — protein sequence MSKHSSVHPQLASARRALRGNLIATGVFSGVVNLLMLTGPIFMLQIYDRVMSSQSVNTLVALSTLVAGLYLFMALIDGARTRVLVAMGHRFEQRLTRTAFDCTLSEPSRNRPGGNPAAAIQDVEKIRGFLSGQGAGALFDLPWIPVYLGLVFAMHMWLGMVGVIGALALVAIAIVTDIKVRAAACVQSEHSAKRNRLAEAGRRNAEMVRAMGMQSNLGKTWQDVNDLHLGASAKAATTVGVSGSFTKVFRLALQSAVLAVAAYLAIHGHISAGSIVAASVIMSRGLQPIETLVGSWRNLVASRQAWAQLKQTLSGDEADHRISMPKAQKSLTVDGLIAAPPMATAAVLKGVGFDMKAGEALAVIGTTGSGKSTLARTLVGAWSAAKGSISLDGVPIDQYLPEELGPQIGFLPQDVELFDGTIAQNIARFDPEATDEMVIAAAKAAGVHELIASFKDGYATSVGERGAALSGGQRQRVALARALYGDPFLVVLDEPNSNLDAVGEAALNHAILAAKARGAIVIVIAHRASVLGSVDKILIIEDGRAGDFGPRTEVMERLRQRNQAAAGAARPAAEQKTVEQPQQTDIVAATG from the coding sequence ATGTCAAAGCATTCATCCGTTCATCCACAACTTGCCAGCGCCCGGCGCGCGCTGAGGGGCAATCTGATTGCCACCGGCGTTTTCAGCGGTGTTGTGAACCTATTGATGCTGACAGGGCCGATTTTCATGCTTCAGATCTATGATCGCGTGATGTCTAGCCAAAGCGTGAATACGCTTGTCGCGCTCAGCACACTTGTCGCCGGTCTGTACTTGTTCATGGCCTTGATTGACGGCGCGCGGACCCGTGTGCTGGTTGCCATGGGGCATCGCTTTGAACAAAGGCTCACCCGAACAGCGTTTGATTGCACTTTGTCCGAGCCGTCACGCAACCGTCCGGGTGGCAACCCTGCGGCGGCAATTCAAGATGTCGAAAAAATTCGCGGTTTCCTGTCGGGCCAAGGTGCCGGAGCTTTGTTCGATCTGCCGTGGATCCCGGTCTATCTGGGATTGGTTTTTGCCATGCACATGTGGCTAGGTATGGTCGGTGTAATTGGCGCGCTGGCATTGGTTGCCATTGCCATCGTTACGGATATCAAGGTCCGCGCTGCCGCGTGCGTTCAGTCTGAGCATTCAGCCAAGCGCAACCGTCTGGCAGAAGCCGGCCGCCGGAATGCCGAAATGGTTCGCGCGATGGGGATGCAGTCCAATCTTGGCAAGACCTGGCAGGATGTGAACGATCTCCACCTTGGTGCGAGTGCTAAGGCGGCCACTACTGTCGGAGTGTCTGGTAGCTTTACCAAAGTGTTCCGCCTGGCACTTCAGTCCGCCGTTCTTGCGGTCGCCGCTTATCTTGCCATCCATGGACATATATCGGCTGGCTCAATCGTTGCGGCATCGGTCATCATGTCCCGTGGCTTGCAGCCTATCGAGACTCTGGTCGGTAGTTGGCGCAATCTGGTTGCTTCCCGGCAAGCATGGGCTCAGCTGAAGCAAACTCTTTCTGGTGACGAAGCTGACCATCGTATTTCTATGCCCAAGGCACAGAAGTCGCTGACCGTTGACGGCCTGATCGCTGCCCCTCCGATGGCCACTGCCGCTGTTCTCAAAGGTGTTGGTTTCGATATGAAAGCAGGCGAGGCACTGGCTGTGATTGGGACGACCGGCAGCGGAAAATCAACCTTGGCGCGCACACTTGTTGGTGCATGGTCGGCGGCCAAAGGCAGCATCAGCCTCGACGGTGTGCCGATCGACCAGTACCTGCCTGAGGAGCTTGGCCCCCAGATCGGTTTTCTGCCGCAGGATGTTGAGCTCTTTGACGGAACGATCGCCCAGAACATCGCGCGTTTTGATCCCGAGGCGACGGACGAGATGGTGATTGCCGCCGCCAAGGCAGCGGGTGTTCACGAACTGATCGCTAGCTTCAAAGACGGCTATGCCACCTCGGTTGGCGAGCGTGGCGCGGCCTTGTCCGGTGGTCAGCGACAGCGTGTTGCCCTTGCACGAGCGCTTTATGGTGATCCATTTCTGGTGGTTCTGGACGAGCCCAACTCGAATCTGGATGCCGTGGGTGAGGCCGCACTGAACCATGCCATTCTCGCCGCCAAGGCACGCGGGGCGATTGTGATCGTCATCGCGCACCGGGCGAGTGTGCTGGGTTCAGTCGACAAGATTCTGATCATTGAAGACGGTCGCGCTGGAGATTTTGGTCCTCGAACAGAAGTGATGGAGCGGTTGCGTCAACGCAATCAGGCCGCCGCCGGAGCTGCACGGCCTGCCGCTGAACAGAAGACCGTCGAACAACCCCAACAAACAGACATCGTTGCCGCCACGGGCTGA
- a CDS encoding calcium-binding protein, producing the protein MKHVSKSKFQPNSASTLNISVGLGETDDDPIVIPPVSLLSEESSELQDYVWEDSASDDETVASNKPDIPVWTGGKSPGDGHSGWWDKYGTHLHDTSGTYVGRDVKARGEYNMADGEVSFENLMHRLSSGQSKGTYLYTRIEGNDGDNVIHGWNPENWDNYDGGTSIKNYYSNYHHRDNISGGDGDDIIIAYRGNDQLFGDGGNDVIYGGGGHDYIDGGEGDDQLFGESGNDKIIGGGGKNILVGGEGDDILIAGNEGDKLYGGTGNDLLVGGDGDDVLFTGHIDETSADTLYGGKGADTFVIGSVPEPTTHDPNHNQSNGLGEEWLEEAGNLALAKMLPGAKLFINLARGLIDGIKNMFKTEEQVVETVNPPKVSLVEILDFNPLEDKIIVPVNVEGPVTLDLQSSIVDGAAFDLVALDPADNKFKVITTFYWDEASNIFPGATSISQQNTDAFIQRLKETALITGPDGAHYGLGQKIDLGLSSEDLAGLGTSKFVTFGAFGGVSMVGFHDEDRQLGTNHNDVLQAYTSERDTHGGNEAEIRNDGNDVLYGFGGDDIMAGGGGFNKLYGGEGNDTAWYGDSLSGIYVDMNNKAEDASGEYYWAWHGNSANPFDLNDEIRDKEGYDLLWSVENIYGSDHDDVIIGDDGDNVFTSGDGKDVLTGNGGADTFILNGGENTITDFDANEGDRIEIDLDAYGMTGWFDLDHRIENGQIVLFNKLTDEIIVRYDDDGNGFDPSYIDLRSLVGNDEEGYQVVYEPPFGANTLEWFEKYGNRIDAEIGEELVTVDGTDSWDYMIGDTGSGGLTLNGGAGDDYIVGGALNQFATLNGGDGNDTILIRKGAMITNANGGDGDDVIILDADQSSEAGFANMFGGEGSDTFVITGPGSQYGGQVIRDFEADDSIVIDLEGFGISSLDQLQIEWRSSTHWVTANGQKVISVQGVDEHFDVMQHISELTAQQSQDWGL; encoded by the coding sequence ATGAAACATGTTAGCAAATCAAAATTCCAGCCCAACTCAGCGAGCACGCTCAACATATCGGTTGGTCTTGGTGAAACGGATGACGATCCTATCGTGATCCCGCCGGTTAGTCTGCTGTCGGAAGAAAGCAGCGAATTGCAGGACTACGTCTGGGAAGATTCAGCCTCGGACGACGAGACTGTGGCCAGCAACAAACCTGATATTCCCGTCTGGACCGGTGGTAAATCACCTGGCGATGGCCACAGCGGTTGGTGGGATAAATATGGGACCCATCTGCATGACACCAGCGGCACCTATGTCGGCCGCGATGTCAAAGCCCGTGGTGAATACAATATGGCCGATGGTGAGGTGAGCTTTGAAAACCTGATGCACCGTCTCTCAAGTGGGCAAAGCAAGGGGACATATCTTTACACCCGTATCGAAGGGAATGACGGGGATAACGTCATCCACGGTTGGAACCCCGAAAACTGGGATAACTATGATGGCGGCACCTCGATCAAGAATTACTATTCCAACTATCATCATCGGGACAATATCTCGGGCGGTGACGGAGATGACATCATCATCGCCTACCGTGGGAACGACCAGTTGTTCGGTGATGGCGGTAATGATGTCATCTATGGTGGCGGTGGCCACGATTACATCGATGGAGGTGAAGGTGATGATCAGCTGTTCGGCGAATCCGGCAACGACAAGATCATTGGCGGCGGAGGCAAGAACATCCTTGTTGGCGGCGAGGGCGATGACATCCTGATTGCCGGGAATGAAGGCGACAAACTGTACGGTGGTACTGGTAACGACCTTCTTGTCGGCGGTGACGGTGATGATGTCCTGTTTACCGGGCATATCGACGAAACCTCTGCCGACACGCTTTACGGTGGAAAAGGGGCCGACACGTTCGTTATTGGCTCTGTGCCTGAACCAACAACTCATGATCCCAACCATAACCAATCGAATGGTCTGGGCGAAGAGTGGCTGGAAGAGGCAGGTAATCTGGCACTCGCCAAGATGCTGCCGGGCGCGAAGCTGTTCATCAACCTTGCCAGAGGCCTGATCGACGGGATCAAGAACATGTTCAAGACAGAGGAGCAGGTTGTCGAAACCGTCAACCCGCCGAAGGTGTCTCTGGTCGAGATCCTCGACTTCAACCCGCTTGAAGACAAGATCATTGTACCAGTCAACGTGGAGGGGCCAGTAACGCTGGACCTGCAGTCATCGATCGTTGATGGCGCGGCATTCGATCTGGTCGCGCTTGATCCGGCCGACAACAAGTTCAAGGTGATTACAACCTTCTATTGGGATGAGGCGTCGAACATCTTTCCGGGCGCAACAAGTATCTCGCAGCAGAACACAGATGCATTCATTCAACGGTTGAAAGAAACCGCTCTGATCACGGGGCCGGATGGTGCGCATTATGGCTTGGGCCAAAAGATCGACCTTGGCCTGAGCAGTGAAGACCTTGCAGGTCTTGGAACCAGCAAGTTCGTCACATTCGGGGCGTTCGGCGGTGTTTCGATGGTCGGCTTTCACGACGAGGATCGTCAGTTGGGAACAAACCACAACGACGTTCTGCAAGCCTATACGTCCGAGCGCGATACCCACGGCGGAAACGAGGCCGAAATCCGTAATGACGGCAATGATGTACTCTACGGCTTTGGCGGTGACGATATCATGGCTGGCGGTGGCGGCTTTAATAAGCTGTATGGTGGAGAAGGCAATGACACGGCCTGGTATGGTGACAGCCTGAGCGGCATCTATGTCGACATGAACAACAAGGCGGAAGATGCCAGCGGTGAGTATTACTGGGCCTGGCATGGCAACAGCGCCAATCCGTTCGATCTCAATGACGAGATTCGCGACAAGGAAGGCTATGATCTGCTCTGGAGCGTCGAGAACATCTATGGCAGCGACCATGATGATGTGATCATCGGCGACGACGGCGATAACGTCTTCACCTCGGGTGATGGTAAAGACGTGCTGACCGGTAACGGAGGAGCTGACACCTTCATTCTGAACGGCGGCGAGAACACGATCACCGATTTCGATGCCAATGAAGGCGACCGTATCGAGATTGACCTCGACGCCTACGGGATGACCGGCTGGTTCGATCTGGATCACCGCATCGAAAACGGCCAGATCGTGCTGTTCAACAAGCTGACAGACGAGATCATCGTGCGCTATGACGATGACGGGAACGGATTTGACCCGTCATACATCGACCTGCGCAGCTTGGTTGGCAACGATGAAGAAGGCTATCAGGTTGTCTACGAACCGCCCTTTGGTGCAAACACGCTGGAGTGGTTCGAGAAGTATGGCAACCGGATTGATGCCGAGATCGGCGAAGAGCTCGTTACCGTAGATGGCACCGATAGTTGGGACTACATGATCGGCGACACCGGCAGTGGTGGATTGACCCTGAATGGTGGTGCTGGTGATGACTACATTGTTGGCGGTGCGCTCAATCAGTTCGCTACTCTGAACGGCGGCGACGGCAATGACACCATCTTGATCCGCAAAGGCGCGATGATCACCAATGCAAATGGTGGAGACGGCGACGACGTCATCATCCTTGATGCGGACCAGTCTTCAGAAGCCGGGTTTGCCAATATGTTCGGTGGCGAAGGTAGCGATACTTTTGTCATCACCGGCCCGGGCAGCCAGTATGGTGGTCAGGTGATCCGGGATTTTGAGGCTGACGACTCGATTGTTATCGATCTGGAAGGGTTCGGGATCTCGTCTCTGGATCAACTTCAGATCGAATGGCGTTCCAGCACTCACTGGGTCACGGCAAATGGCCAAAAGGTGATCAGCGTACAGGGTGTTGATGAGCATTTCGATGTCATGCAGCACATCAGCGAGCTGACGGCTCAGCAATCACAGGATTGGGGTCTCTGA
- a CDS encoding ATP-binding protein codes for MRWNDLTLRTQVMSIVLISWTIVGVFSVVTDVVQIRNSRAEEIRNRGDAFLAQVVSTLARVPPDSRSEAALGFFPAEWSVRVGTQDAATTLANGRDRPNLANWLTARLEHRGIAVAELSVADTVVDAKHDQSALLQLFKSHSGEPIDAESVDAFLVSVFSVRLKDDDEWLNCYLLMKNKNIVPLVIVGSIDSLVALTLLCALAFLIQKVMRPLSAMAVNAELIGRGEEVGPLVEAGAIDIRHTIIAFNRMEARIVLALEYKTTLLRSLGHDLKGPIARMHDEIRKLEPTAPKEQLLKRLETISDIVNSVTDLNRETHHDGELARLDLRSLVEALVDEQVEAGRDVTCTIEQSAVVKGRHNALTRVLRNLLENAVKYGGRTSVSLTTSNDMAAIHIDDEGPGIPAEQLETAFEPFQRLGATEPGTGLGLAIVRAIVVDQGGTVTLENRLSGGLRANVLLPLDTGVQPGRKM; via the coding sequence ATGCGCTGGAATGATCTGACACTTCGAACACAAGTTATGAGCATCGTGCTTATCAGCTGGACGATTGTCGGCGTGTTCTCGGTAGTCACCGACGTGGTCCAGATCCGAAACTCTCGCGCTGAAGAGATCCGAAACAGGGGCGATGCCTTTCTTGCGCAGGTGGTTTCAACCCTGGCCCGCGTGCCCCCTGACAGCCGCTCCGAAGCAGCGCTTGGTTTCTTTCCTGCAGAATGGAGTGTCAGGGTCGGCACGCAGGATGCAGCAACCACTTTGGCCAATGGCCGCGACCGCCCGAATCTGGCTAACTGGCTGACGGCGCGGCTGGAACACCGTGGGATCGCCGTCGCGGAACTGTCCGTGGCAGACACGGTCGTTGACGCCAAACACGACCAAAGCGCGCTGTTGCAACTGTTCAAGAGCCACTCGGGCGAACCTATCGATGCAGAAAGCGTTGACGCGTTTCTGGTGAGCGTTTTTTCGGTCCGGCTCAAGGATGATGACGAATGGCTGAACTGCTATTTGCTCATGAAAAACAAGAACATCGTACCTTTGGTCATCGTTGGCTCAATCGACAGTCTGGTCGCGCTTACCCTGCTTTGCGCACTTGCGTTTCTTATTCAGAAAGTGATGCGACCGCTGAGCGCGATGGCCGTCAATGCCGAGTTGATCGGCCGGGGTGAAGAAGTCGGCCCACTCGTCGAGGCGGGTGCCATTGATATCCGCCACACAATTATTGCGTTCAATCGCATGGAAGCCCGGATTGTTCTGGCGCTTGAGTACAAGACAACCTTGCTTCGTAGCCTCGGGCATGACCTGAAGGGACCGATTGCCCGGATGCACGATGAGATCCGGAAACTGGAACCAACGGCACCAAAAGAGCAACTGCTCAAGCGGTTGGAAACCATCAGCGATATTGTGAACTCCGTCACCGACCTCAATCGTGAAACGCATCACGATGGAGAGCTTGCACGCCTGGATTTGCGCTCACTGGTTGAGGCGTTGGTAGACGAGCAGGTTGAGGCGGGTCGCGATGTGACCTGCACCATCGAACAGTCTGCGGTGGTCAAAGGAAGACACAACGCGCTTACCCGGGTTCTTAGAAACTTGTTGGAAAATGCGGTCAAATACGGGGGCCGAACAAGTGTCTCTTTGACCACCTCGAATGATATGGCCGCAATTCACATAGACGATGAAGGACCAGGTATCCCAGCCGAACAACTTGAAACAGCGTTTGAGCCTTTCCAGAGACTAGGCGCCACCGAACCCGGAACGGGCCTCGGCCTCGCCATAGTCCGGGCGATTGTGGTTGATCAGGGGGGCACTGTAACGCTTGAGAACCGCCTGAGCGGAGGCCTTAGGGCAAATGTGCTGTTGCCGCTTGATACCGGAGTTCAGCCGGGACGAAAGATGTAA
- a CDS encoding alpha/beta fold hydrolase, producing MTSLVLLPGMMCDARLFSPQIGALSGRYPIFVAPIGAHDTMQALAAEVLSHAPDRFALAGLSMGGIVAMEILRQAPGRVAGMALMDTNPLAEVDQVKVRREPQIEAVKNGRLRDVMAEEMKPNYLTDGPDRQAILDLCMDMAMALGPEIFVNQSMALRDRPDQSPTLRAFKGSALVLCGRHDALCPVERHELMHDLLPQSRLEVIEHAGHLPTLEQPRQTTAALLRWLETIETI from the coding sequence ATGACATCACTTGTCCTTTTGCCGGGCATGATGTGCGATGCTCGGCTATTCTCGCCGCAAATTGGTGCATTGTCTGGCAGATATCCGATATTTGTCGCCCCCATTGGTGCACATGATACGATGCAGGCTCTGGCCGCCGAGGTTTTAAGTCATGCGCCCGACCGGTTCGCCTTGGCCGGTCTTTCCATGGGAGGCATTGTTGCGATGGAAATACTGCGGCAAGCACCGGGGCGTGTAGCGGGGATGGCGTTGATGGACACCAACCCGCTGGCAGAGGTGGATCAGGTCAAGGTGAGGCGTGAGCCCCAGATAGAGGCGGTTAAAAACGGTCGGCTACGCGATGTGATGGCCGAGGAAATGAAGCCCAACTATCTGACCGATGGCCCTGATCGACAGGCAATTTTGGACCTATGCATGGATATGGCTATGGCCTTGGGGCCGGAGATTTTTGTTAACCAATCCATGGCCCTACGAGATCGCCCGGATCAAAGTCCCACATTGCGCGCTTTCAAGGGATCTGCGCTGGTCCTTTGCGGTCGTCATGACGCGTTATGCCCAGTCGAACGCCACGAATTGATGCATGACCTGTTGCCGCAAAGCCGGTTGGAAGTCATCGAACACGCGGGGCATTTGCCAACTCTGGAACAACCGCGGCAAACCACGGCGGCGCTGCTGCGCTGGCTGGAGACAATCGAAACAATCTAA